The following are encoded together in the Tamandua tetradactyla isolate mTamTet1 chromosome 14, mTamTet1.pri, whole genome shotgun sequence genome:
- the LOC143654920 gene encoding LOW QUALITY PROTEIN: olfactory receptor 11H4-like (The sequence of the model RefSeq protein was modified relative to this genomic sequence to represent the inferred CDS: inserted 1 base in 1 codon) codes for MNRSATQTVTEFVLLGFPGCLEIQIFLFSLFLVAYVLTVLGNGAIICAVRWDPRLHIPMYFLLGNFXFLEIWYVSTTVPNMLANILSKTKAISFYGCFLQFYFFFSLGTTECLFLAIMAYDRYLAICRPLHYPTIMTRRLCGTLVSLCWLTGFLSYPIPIFFISQLPFCGPNIIDHFLCDMDPLMALSCAPAPITEFIFYSQSSLVLFFTIMYILQSYILLLRAVFQVPSAAGRQKAFSTCGSHLVVVSLFYGTVMVMYVSPTYGISTLMQKILTLVYSVVTPLFNPLIYSLRNKDMKLALRNNLCEMGISQNS; via the exons ATGAACAGGTCAGCAACTCAGACTGTGACCGAGTTTGTTCTCCTGGGATTCCCTGGTTGCTTGGAGATACAGATTTTCCTCTTCTCGTTGTTTCTGGTGGCTTATGTTCTAACTGTGCTAGGGAATGGAGCCATCATCTGTGCAGTGAGATGGGATCCACGACTCCACATTCCTATGTACTTTCTGCTGGGAAATT CCTTCCTTGAGATCTGGTATGTTTCCACCACTGTTCCCAACATGCTAGCCAACATTCTCTCCAAAACCaaagccatttcattttatgGTTGCTTCCTccagttctatttcttcttttccctggGCACCACCGAATGTCTCTTCCTGGCAATAATGGCATATGATCGGTACCTGGCCATCTGCCGCCCATTACACTACCCCACCATCATGACCAGGCGGCTCTGCGGCACGCTAGTATCTCTCTGCTGGCTCACTGGATTCCTTAGCTACCCAATCCCCATCTTCTTCATTTCCCAACTTCCCTTCTGTGGTCCCAATATCATTGATCACTTCCTGTGTGACATGGACCCTCTGATGGCTCTGTCCTGTGCCCCAGCCCCtattactgaatttattttctattctcagagctcccttgttctttttttcactattatgTACATTCTTCAATCCTATATCCTGCTACTTAGAGCTGTTTTTCAGGTCCCTTCTGCGGCTGGCCGGCAAaaggccttctccacctgtggtTCTCATTTAGTTGTGGTATCTCTTTTCTACGGGACAGTCATGGTAATGTATGTGAGTCCTACATATGGAATCTCAACTTTGATGCAGAAAATCCTCACACTAGTATATTCAGTAGTGACTCCTCTCTTTAATCCTCTGATCTACAGTCTTCGTAATAAAGACATGAAACTTGCCCTAAGAAATAACCtatgtgaaatggggataagTCAAAATTCATAA
- the LOC143655306 gene encoding olfactory receptor 11H6-like — protein MQIFLFSLFFGIYIFTMMGNGTIVCAVKWDQQLHTPMYILLGNFAFLEIWYITSTVPSMLVNFLSETKTISFVGCFLQFYFFTSIGTTEAYFLCIMAYDRYLAICHPLHYPTVMTPRLCYILMSLCWVFGFLSYSVSTVQLSQLPFCGPNIIDHFMCDMDPLMALSCASAPITEIVFYILSSLIIILTLLYILGSYTLLLIAVLKVPSTASRWKAFSTCGSHLTVVCLFFGALLVMYVSPTSDNPATIQKIMTLFYSVMTPFLNPLIYSLRNKDMKTALKKVLKIG, from the coding sequence ATGCAGATTTTCCTCTTCTCACTGTTCTTTGGAATCTATATATTTACCATGATGGGAAATGGGACCATTGTCTGTGCTGTGAAGTGGGACCAACAGCTCCATACACCAATGTATATTCTCCTAGGGAATTTTGCTTTCCTCGAAATCTGGTACATTACCTCCACTGTGCCCAGTATGCTGGTCAATTTCCTATCAGAGACTAAAACCATCTCTTTTGTTGGCTGTTtcctccaattttatttttttacttccatTGGTACAACTGAAGCGTATTTCCTCTGCATCATGGCATATGATCGGTACCTCGCTATCTGCCACCCATTGCACTACCCAACTGTCATGACCCCACGACTCTGCTATATCTTGATGTCTCTTTGCTGGGTGTTTGGATTCCTTAGTTATTCTGTCTCCACTGTGCAACTTTCTCAGTTGCCTTTCTGTGGTCCAAATATCATTGATCATTTTATGTGTGACATGGACCCATTGATGGCTCTGTCCTGTGCCTCAGCTCCTATTACTGAGATCGTGTTCTATATCCTGAGCTCCCTCATTATCATCCTCACTCTTCTGTATATCCTTGGATCCTATACCCTTCTACTGATCGCTGTGTTAAAAGTTCCTTCAACAGCTAGCCGATGGAAGGCCTTTTCCACCTGCGGATCACATCTGACAGTGGTGTGTTTATTCTTTGGAGCCCTCTTAGTAATGTATGTGAGCCCCACATCTGATAACCCAGCTACAATTCAGAAGATTATGACTTTGTTCTATTCTGTGATGACTCCTTTCTTAAACCCCCTGATTTACAGCTTACGAAACAAGGACATGAAGACTGCATTGAAGAAAGTATTGAAGATAGGCTGA